Genomic DNA from Shouchella patagoniensis:
ATAAGGTGGGAATAAAGTCTGGTCATCTTCTAATACAACCATTTCGTATTCAACGAGTTGTGGGTCTGTTGAAAACACATCACTCAGCTCAATACTTCCGTTACTAATTGCTTGGTAGCGAGTACTTACATCAATCGAAGTCACATTAGCAAAGTCAAACCCATAAACGTCTTCGAATCCTGCATACCCATCTTCGCGATCCATAAATTCAAAAGTGAAACCTACTTTTAAGTCATTTGAGTGAGGAGCGAGATCTGAAATGCTCTCAATAGCTAATTCCTCTGCACGATCTTTAGGTATGGCTAAAGCGTAGGTATTTTGGAATCCCATTGGTTCTAAGAAATAATCTCCCGTAGCTTCCATTATGCCGTCTCGTGCTTGTTCATAAGATTCACGTTCATCATAACTGAATTCTTCTTGATTAAGCAAATCAGCGAGTACCGTACCACTAAATTCAGGATAAATGTCCACGTCACCAACTTCAAGAGCATTAAAATTAACACTGGTCGTACCTAGTGGAGCAACCACTTCTACGTTTAAATCGGTTTCTTCTTCAATTAACAATTTGTACATATTTGCTAAGATTGGTGGTTCAGGCCCCATCTTTCCGCCTATAACGAGATCTGCTTGATCCTCTCTAAAAAAGGACAAAACAGGTGGGATTAAGACAATGACTAATGCAATGGCCGTGACACTAATCATTGGTTTATAAGAAGCCCGTTTTTTGCTTTTCGGTCCTCTTTCCAATAAACGAAGAATAAGGTCTAAACTAATTGCTAGCAAAGCTGCTGGTAATGCGCCAAATAGGATATACTCATTGCTCGTTCGTTGAATTCCAGTCATAATGATTTGACCAAGACCACCTCCACCAACTAAAGCTGCGAGCGTCGCCGTACCAACAATCAGAACCATGGACGTACGTATTCCCGCCATTACTGTTGGCATGGCAAGGGGTAGCTCCACTTTAATCAGGCTTCGATAAGAGCTCATGCCCATTCCTCTTGCAGCTTCAACAATTGGTGTCTCGACTTCGCGGATACCTGTATACGTATTTCGAAGAATAGGTAATAAAGCGTATGCGGTTAAAGCAATGATAGCAGGTGTTGTACCAATACCTACAAGCAAAACTAAAAATCCTAGCAAAGCCAAAGAAGGAATGGTCTGCAAGACTGCAGCAATGCCAATAATCCATTCAGAATAGCGATTGTACCTAGTCAGTAAGATACCTAGTGGGACAGCAATAGCAATGGCAATTAATAAAGAGATTAAAGATAGCTGCAAATGTTCCCAAAAGGAATTTAATAATAGATCAGATCGTTCACGAAACAGAGTAAAATAAGATTCCCAAAAATTCGTCATTCCATTGTTTTTAGCATGATCCAAACGAGGTTTTCGTGTCCTACTGAATCAGCATTTCCTCATTAAGTAGCATTAGGACGATGCATTTATAGTTTTTAGATGTATGAACGACTTACTGCTACTTGTTACTGAACAGTCAATCTTGCGAGTGCTTGATAAGAAATAACCCCAATCAACTTCCCTTTTTCTTGAACTGGAACAGCGGGCAAGTTCCGCTCTTCTAATACATCAAACGCTTCACGGATTGTACTAGTAGATGGAATTGTGATTGGACCACTAATGAGTTTTCCTTGGTAGCAAGCTTGAGACAATTCTTCGTTTGGATTCACACTAAATTGTAGTTCGGGTTGCTCCAAATCAATTTCACTATGCACATAAGCACTCTCCTGCAACGGAACCACAGCATCATCCAATTCAAATGATTTTCCTTCAGACGCTCGATTCATAAAGTCTGAAACAGAAGGTGAAGCAGGATTTTTTTGTAGTTCTTCTACGGTACCGATTTGTATGATCTCTCCGTTTTCCATCATTCCAATTCGATCACCAAGTTTTGCAGCTTCATTCATATCATGTGTAACAAAGACGATTGTTTTTTTGATTTTTTGTTGAAGCTTTTTAATATCATGTTGTAGTTGTTCTCTAACCAATGGATCTAATGCACTAAAAGGCTCGTCCATCAATAAAATGTCAGGGTCTGCAGCAAGAGCTCTCGCGACGCCCACCCGTTGCTGTTGGCCACCAGAAAGGTCTGAAGGCAATCGATCTCTATACAACTCTGGTTCCATCCCAACTAGTTCTAACAATTCATCAACTCTTGTTGAGATCTCTGTTTGCTTCCATTTTTTCATTTCAGGAACAACTGCTATGTTTTCAGACACGGTCATGTGAGGAAACAAGGCTATTTGTTGCAATACATAGCCAATACTCCATCTAAGTTCATTAATATTTGCTTCCGCTGCGTTTGTCCCTTTAATTTTGATCACCCCTGAAGAAGGCTCAATTAATCGGTTAATCATTTTTAATGTGGTTGTTTTTCCACATCCACTCGGACCAATTAATACAAAGAATTCTCCTTGTTCGATCGTAAACGAAAGCTCACTTACCGCTTTCGTACCATGAGTAAATTCTTTACTCACTTGTTGAAACGTAATCAAAGTCACCCTCACTCCTTCTTATAAAAAAGATCTCTTGAATATACCCCTTATCTTTATAAATGAACCTTCATTTTACATGAAACATGCAAGAGAATCATTCATACGCTATTTTAGTTAATTAAGTAATAGATTTTTGGTGAAATAGATGCTTATTTCTTTACAGAAAACGGATTAACCATTCCCTAACAATTAACCGGAGAAGAAAGTATCGTTAGTTTACCTATGTCATTCTTTACTATACAAAAACACACAAGGCTGCAAGCCTTGTGTGTTTTATTCTTATAGAAAGGCAGCTGCTCCAGTTTGAAAACCAGACTGTCCTATCGATTGACCGCCGTCCATTGTAATACATGTTCCATTAATATAGGAGCCTTCTTTGGAAAAAAGATAAGCTGCAAGACCCGCGATTTCTTGTCCTTTCCCAAAACGATGCAACGGGACACTTGCTAAAGCCATCTTATGTGCTTTTTCACTTTGAATGAGCTTGTCAACCCCACCAGTCTCTTCAATCGGACCAGGCGCAATTGCATTCACTCGTATACCGTATTGGCTGCCCCATTCTACAGCAAGCGTTTTTGTCATCGCAAGAACGCCGGCTTTTGCGCTAGCAGAGTGAACGACTCCTGGACCTCCAGTCCATGCATATGTAGCCACAATGTTAATAATCGTTCCTTTGGCGTCTTCGCTAATCCAGCGCTTTCCGATTACTTGTGTCATATGCCATGTACCGTTTAAAACAATGTCTACAACTGAATTCCAGCCATTTTCACTTAATTCCTCTGCTGGGCATAGAAAATTGCCAGCTGCATTGTTAATTAAGCCTGTGATCGACCCGATTGAATGATAAACTTCTTCAACCATCTTCTCAATATCATTTCTATTTCGCACGTCTAATTGAAAAGTTGACACCTGGCCTGGAAATGTCTCAATTTCATTTTTTGTTTCAGCTAACTTATCTGCATTTCTCGCACAAATAACAACATAAGCACCATCGTCAGCAAAGCGTTTCGCCATCGCTTTACCCATGCCATTGCTTCCGCCTGTAATGACAATTACTTGTTTTTCCATTCGTTTCTCCTTCCTTCTCGCAAGTGAGAACCCCTCCCTATCATTATGCAAAAAAACGAATCATTTTGAAAGGGTTTTCATTGATTTAAGTAAGGTATTTTATTAACCGACTTGCTTCTAAACGCAAAAACAACGTTCTGTGAAATCAACATTTCACAGAACGTTGTTTTTGCGTTAAACTAGATGTGAGGTGAAAAGATGTCCGTATTTGCTAAATTAAATCAACAGGTATTAAAAGATGAAACGAAACAAATGAACCATTTTTCAGCCCGTTACAAGCGGTATAACGAGATGCCTGCATTTATACAAGATTACATCAAACATATTGCCGCCCTAGGCTATAGTTCAGCCACGATACAGCGGTATTTATATGACTACGTTGATTTTTTTTCATATGTAAAGAGGCATTCTGATGAAAATGTGTTTAACTCAAAAGAAATAGACATCCTTGATTTCTCTCAATTAAATGAACAAGGAATTGAACATTATGTCTCTTATCTATCGCTTGAGGTACAAAATGAAGCAAAAACAATCAACCGTAAATTATCAGCACTTCAATCATTGTTTGCTTACTTAGTAAAAAATCATGGCTTATCTCAAAATCCCGTCTTACAAGTTACGAGACCAAAAATGAAAAAACGTGATCCTGTATATTTAACGGTTAGCGAGATTAAAGAGATTACTGATTTGATCTTATCTGATAAAGGCCTCTCCACTCGCCAAAAAAGTTATCACAAACGTCTTCATTTACGAGATTACGCGATTATGATGACTCTCGCTCGAACAGGTCTGCGGATTTCCGAATTAGCAAGCCTTCGCTATTCTCAATTTGATACATTTCGTAATGAACTAATTGTCTACGGAAAAGGAAATAAAGAACGGGTCATCCCATTACCGACTGATTTAGTTAACATAATAAATAATTATGTTAACTCACTGCCCGATCATATAAAACCTGCAGGTGCAAAACCATTATTTATTGGCTTTGATTTCAAAACTGGTATGTATACATCTTCTCTATCAGTCAGCGCACTTCAAAAAATGATTCAACGACAGTTTCTACGCGCCTCAAAAGAACTACCTTCTTTTCGAGATCGTGCTTTATCTGCTCATAAATTGCGTCATAGCTTTGCGACAGCGCTAGTTAAGAACGGAATTGATGTATTAACCATTCAACAACTTTTGGGACATAGTTCAGTCGCGACCACACAAGTATATGCCCATGTTCATCAGGATGCGAAGCGACATGCAATGAATCAATTTAATTAATTTTAAAAATTTTTTTTCCGTGCATACTATGCCAAGCCTTGGTTACACTACAACCAACTCGCTTTACGATCTGCTAACTATTACCAGTAACTAATAGCTAGCTTGACAAGCACAACAGCCCTGAACGAATGGGAACAACGTCCATTTGTTTAGGCAGTATAATGGAAAAGGAGCGTAATGGCATGTTTTCGTTTTTTATCCACGCCTTTGTGTCTATCTTTACAATCTTGAACCCAATTGCAAACATCCCGCTGTATTTAGGGTTTTCTAAGAATCAAGATGTAAAAGAAATGAAGCAAATTGCACTTAAAGCTATTATGATAGCTCTGGGTATATTGACGACTTTTCTGCTGCTCGGTCAATTTTTATTTTCGCTGTTTCACATCTCGATAACTAGTTTACGTGTAATCGGAGGCATTATTATATTCGGAATTGGTTACCACCTCATTCGCTCAAAGAATATAAAGAGCCCCTATTTGCATCCAAAGGAACAAAGAAAGAAAAGGGATGCTCCTTACATGTCAATATGGGCTCCTACTGGCCCTGCTACAGTAGAAACAGTGAAACGTTTAACATTAAGTCAACGCAATCGCTGGGTACATTTGAGCAATATCTGTATCACTTTTATTGCATTTTGTTTTGTAATTACAATTACAGCTGGTGGGTTATTTCTAGCTAAATGGTTACAAGGTCAATCAGCTAGTACAGGGCTGTTCGTTTTTACGAAACTTGCAGGCTTTTTATTAACTGTCATTGCACTTGAAATGCTTTTAACTGGTTTGACAGATATACTCCCTGTTATTGAACGAAAAACGGCATGAATTAGAGCCACTTTCCTTATAAGGAAAGTGGCTCTAATTATTTTCCCAATCTACTCCCACCATTCTTTTCTCATAATTTATTCTTTTCTAGTGTATTGTTATTACAATAGTTAATACATCATTACAAAAGAAAAGAGGAATGGCGTTGACTAAAAGGTCTGAGTCAGCAAGTCATAACGTTTATCGAACAATTTGGCGATGGCATTTTTATGCCGGGTTAATCATTGCTCCAGTTTTATTAATTCTAGCTATAACTGGTGGAATCTACTTGTTTAAAGGAAATATTGAAGCGGTTATTTACAGTGATTATTATGAAGTTGAACCCAACACTACTGAAACCGTATTCTCTCCAAGTGAGCTGATTGAGAGTGCTATAACCGCTTACGATCATGTTGATTCAGTCATTTCTTATAGCCCGAATGAAGTTGCTACTAAGTCGGTTGAAGTGGGCGTGATTTTTCAAGACGGTTCTTCTGGAACCATCTTTATGGATCCTTATTCAGGTGAGGAATTAGGTCTACTTCTCGACAACGAGCGGGTTATCGATCGTTTAATTGAGCTACATAGCGAACTCATGGCAGGTACATTCGGTGATCGACTCGTGGAACTAGCCGCATCTTGGACCATTATCTTAATGATAAGCGGTGTATATCTTTGGTGGCCTTGATCGTAACATGCACCCTAGTTTCACCGCTTATTTTCCGAAAAGCGACTCGGGGTCTTTTACTCTATCTGCTTTTCCAAATAAAGCACAAGATGAAGCGACAATGTACATTGACCAATATACTGGAGCAGTGCTGGCTGATTACCGTTACGCTGATTACGGGTTTATTGGAAAAGTGATGGCTACTGGTATTACAATTCACAAAGGGTTAGAATTCGGAATTGCCAATCAACTTTTTGACCTTCTTATTTGTATTGGTTTAATATGGATTATCATCTCTGGTTTTTTCTTGTGGCGACGTCGCAAACCGCAAGGGCATATTGGTGCCCCAAGAGCAATTTCCGTTCGCCGTATTCGCGTATTAATTATTACGCTGGCCCTATTGGTGCTTATTTTCCCGCTAGTTGCCATCTCACTAGTCCTTGTGTTCGCTATTGATTATCTACTGATCCAAAAAATTGAGCGGCTGAAGAATTATTTTCAAGCTTAGGAGGCAGGAATTTTGCGCTTTGTATTCATGGTAATGTTTTTTGTTGTTCTTTTGTCCGGCTGTGCGATTAATAGTAATAACCATGAATCCTACACGGATTTTAAACCGCTAGAAGTAAGCGTCCACCTATCAGATACTATCAATGAAGGTGGCGATCAAAAAATCTTCGCATTTGTTTCACAAGATAATCAAGACATTTCAAATGCAGAACTAGTCAGATTCGAAGTTTGATCGAATAACCATAATCAACATGAATGGATTACTGCAACTTCCGAGGGCGATGGTGTATACTCTGCAGACATTCATTTTACTGAAGAAGGCCTTTATTTCGCAAAGGCATTAACACAAGTCGGAGATTTATTTGCAATGCCTACAAAACGATTCGCAGTCGGCAAACTAACCCCAGAAGAAGCTCGTGTTTTAATAGAAGGCAGCAAACAGACCTATTCCAGCGACCACTCTCACCATTAAGAAAAACCAGCTTAAAGGCTGGTTTTTCTAATTATAGTTCATACAAACGACTATACTTTTCGGTTAAGTAGTTAAAAAGAGGTTGAGCATCAATTCCAGCACCAGTGATATCGTGTAAAATTTCTTTTGGTTTTTTTAGCTTACCAAATTGATGAACGTGTTCCGTAAGCCATTCTCTAATAACATGAAGCTGGTTTGTTCGAATCAATTCATCGAAGTTAGGTAAGTCTTTGAGAATCGCTTCTTTAAGTTGTGCTGCATATATAAGACCTAATGCATACGATGGAAAGTAGCCAAATAAACCGGCGGACCAATGAACATCTTGGAGAACTCCCTCTCCATCATGCCCTGGTTGAATTCCGAAGTATTCTTCCATCTTTTTGTTCCAAAGTGTTGGTAGATCTTTTACTTCAATCGACCCATCAAACAATCCCTTTTCAAGCTCGTATCGCAAAATAATATGCAGACAATACGTCAATTCATCTGCTTCAATTCGAATAAGTGAAGGTTTTGCTTCATTTAAAGCGAAATAAAATGTTTCTAAAGAAACGTCATCAAACTGACCACTTGAATATTGTTTTAAGACTGGGTAAGATGTTTCCCAGAATGGAAGGGCTTGGCCGACGAATTTTTCCCAAAAAAGGGACTGAGACTCATGAATACCCATTGATGTCCCTGAAGCAAGAGGTGTCCCCATTAATTTCGCATCAATATTTTGTTCATAGAGAGCATGCCCTCCCTCATGAACTGTGCCTAAAAGGGCAACACGAAAGTCACTTTCATCATATTTTGTCGTGACTCGGACATCATTGGGGTTAATTCCAATAGCAAATGGATGAACGGTTTCATTTAAGCGTCCACGCTCAAAGTCGTACCCCATTGTCTCAAGAATGGAGGAGCTTAATTCCTCCTGTGCTTTCTTAGGAAAATGAATAAATAAAGAAGTAGTATCAGGCTTTTTCTTAGAAGCTGTTACCTTTTTAACTAGTGGGATTAGCTTCTCTTTCAAATCATTAAAAACGACATCCAATGTTTCTGTATAAACACCAGGTTCGTAATCATCTAGTAAAGTATTATAAGGGTGCCCTTCATAACCAAGGTAATCAATAAACTTCCGATTGAATGTAACTAATTTTTCTAAATATGGTTGAAACAGTGAAAAATCGCCTTTTTCTTTCGCTTCTTCCCAAACTGATTCAGCTTCTGCTTGCAACATTACATATGCTTTATATTCATCTGCTGGAATCTTCGTATTACGATCATAAAATTTTTGAGTTACTTCTACTGATTTGGCAACGATTTCAGAGAGATTTGATTTTAATTGCAGCTCTTCTAATAAACGTTTCATTTCAGTTGAAGTTGACATCGCAAACACTTCACTTGAAAGAGTGCCCATGACCTCCGAGCGTTGACCAATTGATTTCTTAGGAGCGCCTGTGCGAGAGTCCCACGCCATTAATGATAGTGCTTGAGAATAATGATTCATCTTTTTTACTAACTCCATAAATTCTGTTTCGACATTTTTCATTTCACATAACCCCTTTCTTTCCTTATAGAATAGCAGTCTTCTTTACTATAAGACAACTACTATGACTGATAACACATCAATATGTTAAAATGAGCAAGTTAGGAGTGGTCTACGGTGAAATTAATGATTACTGAAAGAGCAGCAAATTTTTATAAAAAAGAAATGGATTTAAATAGTGGGGATATTCTCCGACTCTATGTTCGTGTTGGTGGAATTGGTTCTGGTGGATTCTCAATTGGAATTATGCACGAGCAAGAGTGGCGAGGGTCTTTTTCTGTGGAACAAAGCGGTATCCTATTCGCTGTGACAGAAGATGATTTTTGGTATGTAGATGGAATGACAATTGATTATGATCAAGATATGGATATGGTAGTTTATCATCAACCGAAATTCGATGACCTTCATCATCCATTGCAAACATAAGAATCGTAATCAGGAAATGATTGTAATCATTTCCTGATTTTCTTTCATACCAAATGGTACAGTACGTGTGTAAGAATGAAGGAGAAGGTAAAATGGATCAAGATCGTATTATAGAAACGTGTTTACTCGCTGGAAAAATCATGCTACAAAGTGGAGCAGAGACAACACGAGTAGAAGATACAATGGAGCGACTCATTACAAAAGCGGCCGGTCTACCTCGTTCCCAACAAAACTATACATATGTGACCGTAAATGGCATTTTTGCCAAAATGGATTCTGGCCAAACCAGTTTTGTTCGAATTGACCATCGTGATCATAATTTAGACAAAGTCTCAAAAGTTAACCAAATCTCTCGTTCTTACGCCGAAGGAAAAATGAATTGGCAAGAAGTAACTCTTGCTTTAGAAGCATTAGAAAAAGAAGAAATGTCGATTCCTCTATATTTAAAACTTTTGTGCACATCTGCATTGAGTGGGAGTATCATGCTCATTTTAGGGGGCGCATTCATTGACCTTCCAGCCGCAATGCTCGCTGGGCTAGTTTCTTATATTGTCTACTTATTATTATGGAATTTTGTTCAAGTTCCTTTTTTAAGTGAATATATCGGTACATTTGCAGGAGGCTTAGTTGGCTTTGCGCTCTCATTACTAATTGGAGAGAATTTGCATTTAATTATGATTGGCGCAGTGGTACCTCTTGTTCCTGGTATTGCCATCACAAATGCGATTCGTGACTTACTTGCAAAGCATTACATTTCAGGAAGCATCCGTGCCCTTGAAGGAATTCTAATTGCCGCCTCACTTGGCGCGGGTATAACAACTGTCTATTATCTTTTCATTATATAGGAGACATTTATGCTGTCATTTTTGCTCACTCATACTATTTTTAGTTTTATGGCTTCAGTTTCATTTGCCGTAATCTGTAATGTGCCAAAAAGATCCATTCTTACTGGAGGGTTTGTAGGAATGATTGGCTGGCTCGGCTTTATTTTACTCCAAGAAAACGAAATAGGCATTTTTAGATCAAGCCTTGTGTGCTCTTTATTGCTTGCTTTTGTAGGTTTTATAGCTGCCCGTATTCAAAAAGTGCCTTTTACAGTCTATTACATTCCTGGCATTGTACCAGTAGTTCCCGGCATTACGTTTTATGAAGCTTTTTATCAATTGCTTATAAGGGAATACCGTGAATCTGCTTTTGTTTTGCTTGATGTTGCCTATAGTGCGGTTGGGTTAGCTAGTGGCCTTATTATTGCAGATGTCATTTATCGATACACAACAAAACCCTTTATTAAACCTAAAAAAAACGAGCCGGCTTAAATTGCCGACTCGTTTTTTATTGTAAATCATCTTCAGCTTCATTTAATTGATGTGTTGCTTGATCAAGCAAAGCGGACGAATGAGCAAAAAATGCCTCATCAATATTGTTTTGGTGTGCTAAAGCGCTTTTGAACTGTAATTCTGCCTGATGTAATGCATCATTAGCTGCTTTAATCTGTTCTTCATCCATACTACGAGTCGCTTGACCCACCATATGTTGAGCTGCTTGTATTGCTAACTCAATTTGTTTTAGGTCGCTGTATCCATAGTCATCTTTTGGATAATTGTTCATTTTAATCCCCCTTTTTTATTAGAATAAACAAAAGGCGGAGGATTTATACTCTTGGTTTACATAATAATATTATGGTCTACTTATTTTGCATCTCTACAAATACCGCAAACTCATTTTCTAATTTCTGATAGACTCGTTCATAAAGATTGTGCATTTCTTCGTATCGGGCATGGTTATCCTCATTTGGTATAAACACTTTATTGATAATCTGTTTTGAAGCAGAAAATAAATAATTCTCACCTATTGCGTGTTTAGCAAGTAAAACGGCCCCTAATGCACTTGCGTGGTATGTTTCAGGTAAATGAATCTCTTTTCCAGTTATATCTGCAAGCATCTGTACCCATTCGTCAGAACGTGCAAATCCTCCTGAAGCTTGAATAATTTCTAGCTCACCTATTGATTCTTGCAACCCTTTAACGATTGAATAAACACTGTATATTACACCTTCCATAACTGCTCTAGCGAAATGAGCCCGCTTATGAATCATCGATACGCCTAAAAAGGATCCCCTTGCATCAGGATTCCAGTATGGTGCTCGCTCGCCATTTAAAAAAGGCAGAAACAATAGACCTTGTGATCCTGCAGGTATCGTCATCGCTTCTTGTATAATTTGTTCAGTGGCACTCTTACCACCATCAATGTTCTTTAATTCCTTTGCAAACTCATTTAAATACCATTGCAAAGCGAGTCCACCATTATTTGTTGCACCGCCTGCAACCCAACTATCATCAGTAAGCACATAGCAAAATGTTCGCATATGCTCGTCTGTAATTGGTTTATCTGCAATTGTTCGTACCGCACCACTCGTCCCAATTGTTACTGCAATCGTTCCTGGTTTTATCGCATTTGCTCCTACATTTGCTAAAACACCATCGCTTGCGCCTATAATAAAACGGCATTTATCAGTAAGCGATAAATCGAGTTGACGTTGAGATGTTAATGAAGGTAGTTCGTATGTAGTTGGAACAATCTCTGATAATTGGTTATTATCGATTTCAATAAACTTTAAGATTTCTTCATCCCATTTTCGATCTTTTAAATGATACAATCCAGTTCCACTGGCTAATGATTGATCCACAACATATATTCCGAATAGGCATTTACATAAGTATTCTTTTATAGATAGAAATTTAAACGCTTGTTTAAATATTTGTGGACGCTCAGTTCGAAGCCACTGAATTTTGCCAATCCAAGACATTGGGTGGATTGGTGTCCCTGTCTTCTCATAAAAGTGTTTTCCTTTTGAGGAAGATTTGAGTTCTTTTATAAATGCTGCACAACGATTATCTGCCCACGTAATTAAAGGTGTTAATGGAACGTTATTTTTATCAACGACCATTAAGGAATGCATTGCCGATGAAATCCCTATTAGACGTATATCTTCTTTGTTTATAGATGCTTGCTTGACTAATTCTCTTATTGTTTTTAAACAAGCAGCTACAATTACTTCGGGATCTTGTTCAGCAAAATCTGGCTTCTCTTTTATTAATGGGTATGTCACCTCATAATCATCGACTTGTTTGTTATCTTTAGAAAACAGAACGGCTTTTGTACTTGTCGTTCCTATATCTAGTCCAATTGAATACATAGTTGTTAAATCCCCTTCCTGACTGATCTACCTTCTATCATTACGTAAAAAAGTATATTTGTCACGGGGATATGATAAAAAGAGGAAAAAAGTGCTAAAAAGTAATTTCTCTCCGTTGTGCTCCTAGCTCAATAAACCAGTCTGAATCTCCAAGTTCAAGTGCTAATAATTGCATGCTATGATAATCCTCATCTTTTAACGTAACAGGAGCCAACGTAACGTCCTTTTGATAGATTAAAATAGGTTCCTGTGATCGTTCTGGTTCTAGGGAATAGAAATAATATGTTTGGAATGACTTATCCTTACATGAAAAAGATTTGTTCTTTTCGATCCATCCGAGTATTTTTTTTGTACCACGTTTTATAATTACCCAAGATCCATCAATCATGAAGATACACTCCTTTTGCTGTAGTGTATCTCTTTTTGGTTTTGTTTATGTTCTTTTTTATAAAAATATTACGGTAAATGAAATTATAGGCTTAAGCGAAACACTTATAAAAAATAACTAACTCAAGTGAAATATACTTGAGTTAGTTATCACTCCACTCCTCATTCTCAAGACTTCGGACCACTTCAATCGATTTTTTCCTATTGTGCTTATATAGTTGCTCTCGTTTCTAATCTGGAATTGTATTCTCCACTATTTCTGCAATCCCCCAAAGAATACCACCTATTACAAGTGAACCGTTTAATGTGATGATAAAATAAAACCACGAATATCCTGATTGATTTAGTTCCACGACGATAAAAGCACTAATAAACCCTATTAATAATTGAATAATCGCTAAACTCATCAAGGAAGTTGCCACTCCACTATAATAATGACGTTCTTTATACATTGCTTGATAGGAAGTCGATCGCTTTCCAGTTCGAATCGATTTAGAATATATAGGCAATAAAGCCATCCTCCTTATTTTCAGATTCCAAATAAGTAATATTTAAATCAGACATTCATTTTTCCTCTGAGTGTTAAGCAGAGTTGTCTTATATCAACGAATCGTTTAACACATTATTCATTTCATTTTAATGAGAGCTTAATTTGAATCAAAGTATACTGTTAAATTCTAGTGTAGTAAAGTATAAAAAAATAAAAAAATCAATAAGTAAGCACAAAGGAAGATCATTTTAACCTTGTTTAATGTAAACGTAACATTACTTCCTCGCTGTCCGATTTTTACTTGACAGAATAAGTAATATGTATCGATAGTAGAAAAATTTAAAAAAGCCGTATATAAATCGACAATAATTGACACGCTTATATCACTAAAGTAAGAGAGGTGATACATATGGCTAACCAAAAAAGCTCAAACAACTTGGTCGTACCTGGCGTACAACAAGCGATTGATCAAATGAAATACGAAATTGCTTCTGAATTTGGAGTGACTCTTGGTGGGGATACCACTTCTCGTGCAAACGGATCTGTTGGTGGAGAAATTACGAAGCGTCTTGTTCAGATGGCTGAACAGCAAATGGGCGGTAAACAATACTAGAATTACGTATAAAGT
This window encodes:
- a CDS encoding gluconokinase; this translates as MYSIGLDIGTTSTKAVLFSKDNKQVDDYEVTYPLIKEKPDFAEQDPEVIVAACLKTIRELVKQASINKEDIRLIGISSAMHSLMVVDKNNVPLTPLITWADNRCAAFIKELKSSSKGKHFYEKTGTPIHPMSWIGKIQWLRTERPQIFKQAFKFLSIKEYLCKCLFGIYVVDQSLASGTGLYHLKDRKWDEEILKFIEIDNNQLSEIVPTTYELPSLTSQRQLDLSLTDKCRFIIGASDGVLANVGANAIKPGTIAVTIGTSGAVRTIADKPITDEHMRTFCYVLTDDSWVAGGATNNGGLALQWYLNEFAKELKNIDGGKSATEQIIQEAMTIPAGSQGLLFLPFLNGERAPYWNPDARGSFLGVSMIHKRAHFARAVMEGVIYSVYSIVKGLQESIGELEIIQASGGFARSDEWVQMLADITGKEIHLPETYHASALGAVLLAKHAIGENYLFSASKQIINKVFIPNEDNHARYEEMHNLYERVYQKLENEFAVFVEMQNK
- a CDS encoding DUF2564 family protein, with protein sequence MNNYPKDDYGYSDLKQIELAIQAAQHMVGQATRSMDEEQIKAANDALHQAELQFKSALAHQNNIDEAFFAHSSALLDQATHQLNEAEDDLQ
- a CDS encoding iron-sulfur cluster biosynthesis family protein, encoding MITERAANFYKKEMDLNSGDILRLYVRVGGIGSGGFSIGIMHEQEWRGSFSVEQSGILFAVTEDDFWYVDGMTIDYDQDMDMVVYHQPKFDDLHHPLQT
- a CDS encoding threonine/serine exporter family protein, with protein sequence MLSFLLTHTIFSFMASVSFAVICNVPKRSILTGGFVGMIGWLGFILLQENEIGIFRSSLVCSLLLAFVGFIAARIQKVPFTVYYIPGIVPVVPGITFYEAFYQLLIREYRESAFVLLDVAYSAVGLASGLIIADVIYRYTTKPFIKPKKNEPA
- a CDS encoding threonine/serine exporter family protein gives rise to the protein MDQDRIIETCLLAGKIMLQSGAETTRVEDTMERLITKAAGLPRSQQNYTYVTVNGIFAKMDSGQTSFVRIDHRDHNLDKVSKVNQISRSYAEGKMNWQEVTLALEALEKEEMSIPLYLKLLCTSALSGSIMLILGGAFIDLPAAMLAGLVSYIVYLLLWNFVQVPFLSEYIGTFAGGLVGFALSLLIGENLHLIMIGAVVPLVPGIAITNAIRDLLAKHYISGSIRALEGILIAASLGAGITTVYYLFII
- a CDS encoding PepSY domain-containing protein, translating into MHPSFTAYFPKSDSGSFTLSAFPNKAQDEATMYIDQYTGAVLADYRYADYGFIGKVMATGITIHKGLEFGIANQLFDLLICIGLIWIIISGFFLWRRRKPQGHIGAPRAISVRRIRVLIITLALLVLIFPLVAISLVLVFAIDYLLIQKIERLKNYFQA
- a CDS encoding carboxypeptidase M32; amino-acid sequence: MKNVETEFMELVKKMNHYSQALSLMAWDSRTGAPKKSIGQRSEVMGTLSSEVFAMSTSTEMKRLLEELQLKSNLSEIVAKSVEVTQKFYDRNTKIPADEYKAYVMLQAEAESVWEEAKEKGDFSLFQPYLEKLVTFNRKFIDYLGYEGHPYNTLLDDYEPGVYTETLDVVFNDLKEKLIPLVKKVTASKKKPDTTSLFIHFPKKAQEELSSSILETMGYDFERGRLNETVHPFAIGINPNDVRVTTKYDESDFRVALLGTVHEGGHALYEQNIDAKLMGTPLASGTSMGIHESQSLFWEKFVGQALPFWETSYPVLKQYSSGQFDDVSLETFYFALNEAKPSLIRIEADELTYCLHIILRYELEKGLFDGSIEVKDLPTLWNKKMEEYFGIQPGHDGEGVLQDVHWSAGLFGYFPSYALGLIYAAQLKEAILKDLPNFDELIRTNQLHVIREWLTEHVHQFGKLKKPKEILHDITGAGIDAQPLFNYLTEKYSRLYEL